A single window of Anomaloglossus baeobatrachus isolate aAnoBae1 chromosome 5, aAnoBae1.hap1, whole genome shotgun sequence DNA harbors:
- the LOC142312537 gene encoding LOW QUALITY PROTEIN: sterile alpha motif domain-containing protein 9-like (The sequence of the model RefSeq protein was modified relative to this genomic sequence to represent the inferred CDS: inserted 2 bases in 1 codon; deleted 2 bases in 1 codon; substituted 1 base at 1 genomic stop codon), with product MDYKTRPLDDWTEDHVREWLRSIRIKTSYIHKLFDEEVTGPVLKKINEAFLKGLGMKQGQIQLLIEERNELVRNQKVSQSQPCNSTNPDKMPLQSMPAHEAASYQAAHELGANSHPEKSRTKVEPGESPHKTDQEDNSKAISLVKTQNDGDLESAHESDKSHNSGSNFRPFDKEVENFAYVKGCVLPPESGVEDLITPCHEYKSLITASKLDRTRLQAKFASEVIKFACACMNVRTNGTIHFGVMDSKEDKRCTHGQITGILVKEQDIYVDALDYIERCIKGEPDAARVCIRTPKFIEVVDKDCKDQRFVVEVDVVPDSDSVKGRAFHASLPKYSEKSNKVSLDKKTYFRRIGAKSEPVPEDDVVQFFQKLKNLDKARKKAEQKTTFDKPTIEDLGTKISILLTDGKKYINNSLRYILVTNRCTENNLNYVNFLMRMNILCVFDFDPNSDSKGLCSKYKEHHAINIHSLKNYSNESRVSTGDLKKNLSLFNQTSWIFCNGRINYLGDDEPCDESTWVRTKRKLLKKAITFLCDELLPKGYFIVLFLLLSNVEEPIIDTFHEFYTELNGMEYIMCIAENKEDYEKWANHAKASCKVMEILDQRSIVGMQLNHIDATVQSLMPLSSSIRKLSVSTKGVCVLTTPDEERMHSFEILCANECDNTNLEDLTKEQIEEIETTFYRGGKVSWKHFWLADQGKCEAFIEREACMEVQKILNDIQYGNRVSLPVTRIKIVHQPGSGGSTVARQILWKKRKELRCACHKPPGGAVLKSSFPVTTVCGHAVNFREYEEKDIHLCLPVLLLIEDCDDEYIDDLRDELTKVMVSKRTAPAKLCFILLSCKRVNAPEKQYRFSALXTVAISHKLTKDEKIKFTTKAEKLQKQFSPESIITFILMSQEFVEEYVTKFVHNVMENVDDSSNVTRLMRYVALLNCYVQNSYLSVSHCEAFMGLDPQTEDNSELRQYNFDSCLSEQAKLIFIERVDPITCITCIHIIHPYVAKEILKQLPDNPQSQIAMDLLKEDVLFQHRFGRDEFLGFVRDLIFRRRKISRGDAVDSFLSPLIEHVCETEKNQEKAIDLLKVAYERFDKDPFLAQQLARLHYKYEKFEAAVHWAETARSQLPNDSFILDTEGQVYKNQFNVLLDKTNNVVSLEEVPMLIELALKAMQCFRAAQKVAKAETDTMNNSGYYGEVEVGCRLLKLLSTLEIFPQNEDGKSHELLHYLLTDYIPEAIKKPWSKFHNNLKGLHRNIYNALEWISEELSYFQTDKINDKEQNSNVEEQVYSPRTWLLHKIKVFANFFSSQFLPPSENGXENDVKSSINKLTQKMNIYRLGGGSTTTILSLLSDSNGSTKKLSNIVDLYTNTAGENLDDIDLINYIMSHIALACVAPSSLKLLTFQKLRELSTAFQNPRKSFPPSAYLLLMLLYWKDDVVDKELDVKKDKILSSALQSARRLHEIRLKNVPVRKKRSNVLFFLGHSYGLHKFLHKSTVEKHMKGPMNEWILKLDDGDVGKLESRQKLLRTVPGFTEYGKIYTTGHSKKERIEIIPINNSSVPYGNENVTFYLGFTYSGLVAYNIKVQQ from the exons ATTACAAAACAAGACCCCTGGATGACTGGACAGAAGATCATGTTCGGGAGTGGCTGCGTTCCATACGTATCAAGACGTCCTACATTCATAAACTGTTTGATGAAGAAGTAACAGGACCAGTTCTGAAAAAAATTAATGAGGCGTTTTTGAAAGGCCTTGGTATGAAACAAGGACAAATACAATTGCTTATTGAAGAAAGAAATGAGTTAGTAAGAAATCAAAAAGTCAGTCAATCTCAACCATGTAACAGTACAAATCCAGATAAGATGCCACTCCAAAGCATGCCAGCACATGAAGCAGCAAGCTACCAAGCTGCACACGAGTTGGGAGCAAATAGTCATCCTGAAAAATCAAGAACCAAAGTCGAACCTGGAGAAAGTCCACATAAAACTGATCAAGAAGATAATTCAAAGGCAATATCCTTGGTCAAGACTCAAAATGATGGGGATTTAGAAAGTGCACACGAATCAGACAAATCACACAATTCAGGGTCAAATTTCAGACCCTTTGATAAAGAAGTTGAGAACTTTGCTTATGTGAAGGGCTGTGTCCTTCCTCCAGAATCCGGAGTAGAAGACCTCATCACTCCGTGTCATGAGTATAAGTCCCTCATTACTGCCTCTAAGCTGGACCGTACAAGACTCCAGGCAAAATTTGCCTCAGAAGTGATTAAATTTGCTTGTGCTTGTATGAACGTGAGGACTAATGGAACAATACATTTTGGGGTAATGGATAGCAAGGAAGACAAGCGCTGTACACATGGGCAGATAACGGGGATCCTAGTGAAGGAGCAGGACATTTATGTCGATGCACTGGACTATATCGAGAGATGCATCAAAGGAGAACCCGATGCAGCCAGAGTGTGTATTCGCACCCCTAAATTCATTGAGGTTGTAGATAAAGATTGTAAAGATCAGCGCTTTGTGGTTGAGGTGGACGTGGTGCCAGATTCAGATTCTGTGAAAGGACGAGCTTTTCATGCAAGTTTACCAAAGTACAGTGAAAAGAGCAACAAAGTAAGTTTGGACAAGAAAACCTATTTCCGCAGAATTGGCGCAAAATCCGAACCAGTTCCCGAAGATGATGTGGTTCAGTTTTTTCAGAAACTTAAAAATTTGGATAAAGCGAGGAAAAAGGCAGAACAGAAAACTACCTTTGATAAACCCACCATAGAAGATCTAGGGACAAAAATCTCAATTTTGCTAACTGACGGT AAAAAATACATCAATAATTCCCTCAGGTATATACTTGTTACAAATCGGTGCACAGAAAATAATCTGAATTATGTGAATTTTTTGATGCGCATGAATATTTTGTGTGTTTTTGACTTTGATCCAAACTCAGACAGTAAAGGACTGTGCTCTAAATATAAAGagcatcatgccattaatattcatTCCTTAAAGAACTACTCAAATGAAAGCAGGGTAAGTACAGGAGACCTTAAGAAGAATCTGTCCCTGTTTAATCAAACCAGTTGGATATTCTGTAATGGTCGCATTAATTATCTGGGTGATGATGAACCATGTGATGAAAGCACCTGGGTCCGAACAAAAAGGAAACTTTTAAAAAAGGCCATTACTTTTCTTTGTGATGAACTCCTTCCAAAGGGATATTTCATTGTGCTGTTTCTTTTGCTGTCTAATGTAGAGGAACCAATTATCGACACTTTCCATGAATTTTATACAGAATTAAATGGCATGGAGTATATAATGTGCATTGCAGAGAATAAAGAAGACTACGAGAAGTGGGCAAACCACGCAAAGGCTTCCTGCAAAGTGATGGAGATCCTAGATCAGAGGAGCATTGTGGGCATGCAGCTCAATCATATCGATGCAACAGTCCAAAGTCTCATGCCTCTATCTTCTTCCATCAGAAAGTTATCAGTTTCCACAAAAGGCGTGTGCGTCCTCACCACCCCAGATGAAGAGAGAATGCATTCCTTTGAAATTCTGTGTGCCAATGAATGTGATAACACAAATTTGGAAGATCTGACAAAAGAGCAAATTGAAGAGATTGAAACAACGTTCTACAGAGGTGGGAAGGTCAGCTGGAAGCACTTTTGGCTCGCAGATCAAGGGAAATGTGAAGCCTTTATTGAGCGAGAAGCTTGTATGGAAGTTCAAAAGATTTTAAATGACATCCAATATGGAAATCGGGTGAGTCTTCCAGTCACAAGGATAAAAATCGTCCACCAACCAGGTAGTGGAGGAAGTACAGTTGCCCGACAAATTCTCTGGAAAAAACGGAAAGAATTAAGATGcgcttgtcacaaaccaccgggggg cgcTGTTCTGAAATCCTCATTCCCCGTCACAACTGTGTGTGGACATGCTGTGAATTTCAGAGAATATGAAGAGAAAGACATCCACCTCTGCCTCCCGGTACTGCTGCTTATTGAAGACTGTGATGATGAGTACATCGATGACCTAAGGGATGAATTAACCAAAGTAATGGTCTCTAAGAGGACTGCACCTGCAAAATTATGCTTCATCCTTCTAAGCTGTAAAAGAGTAAATGCCCCTGAAAAGCAATATAGATTTTCAGCTTT GACTGTTGCAATTTCTCACAAACTTACTAAGGATGAAAAAATAAAGTTCACTACAAAAGCAGAGAAACTTCAGAAGCAATTCTCCCCAGAGTCAATCATAACATTCATTTTAATGAGTCAAGAGTTTGTAGAAGAGTATGTGACAAAGTTCGTCCATAATGTCATGGAGAATGTTGACGACTCGTCCAATGTTACCCGACTGATGAGATACGTGGCCCTACTTAACTGCTATGTCCAAAACTCTTACCTCTCCGTTTCTCACTGTGAGGCATTCATGGGTCTCGATCCACAAACAGAAGATAACAGTGAACTTAGGCAATACAATTTCGATAGTTGCCTCAGTGAACAAGCTAAACTAATCTTCATTGAAAGAGTGGATCCGATAACTTGTATAACCTGCATTCATATCATACATCCGTATGTGGCAAAGGAAATCTTAAAGCAGCTTCCTGATAATCCACAAAGTCAAATTGCTATGGACCTGCTTAAAGAAGATGTACTGTTCCAGCACAGATTTGGTAGAGATGAGTTTCTTGGCTTTGTCAGAGACTTGATTTTTCGACGGCGTAAAATTAGCAGGGGTGACGCTGTTGATTCCTTCCTGTCTCCTTTAATTGAACACGTATGTGAAACTGAAAAGAACCAAGAAAAAGCCATCGACTTGTTGAAAGTGGCCTATGAACGATTTGATAAAGATCCTTTTCTGGCCCAGCAGCTTGCTAGACTGCATTATAAGTATGAGAAGTTTGAGGCCGCGGTACACTGGGCAGAGACCGCTAGATCACAGCTGCCTAACGACTCCTTTATTTTGGACACTGAAGGACAAGTGTATAAAAACCAATTCAATGTTTTACTGGACAAGACTAACAATGTTGTGTCACTAGAGGAGGTGCCCATGTTGATTGAACTTGCACTAAAGGCCATGCAGTGTTTTCGTGCAGCGCAAAAGGTTGCCAAGGCTGAAACAGACACCATGAACAATTCCGGATATTATGGGGAAGTGGAAGTTGGATGCCGTTTGTTAAAGCTGTTGTCAACACTTGAAATTTTCCCTCAAAATGAAGATGGCAAAAGTCATGAACTGCTGCACTATCTCTTAACGGATTACATTCCAGAAGCTATAAAGAAACCCTGGTCCAAGTTTCACAATAACTTAAAAGGACTACACCGAAATATCTATAACGCACTGGAATGGATCTCGGAGGAACTGAGTTACTTCCAAACTGATAAAAtaaatgacaaagaacagaatagtAATGTGGAAGAACAAGTCTACTCTCCTCGAACATGGCTGCTACACAAAATTAAGGTGTTTGCAAATTTTTTTAGCTCACAATTTTTGCCTCCAAGTGAAAATGGCTAAGAGAATGATGTTAAAAGTTCCATTAATAAACTGACTCAGAAGATGAACATTTACAGACTGGGAGGTGGTAGCACCACGACAATCCTGTCATTGCTGTCAGACTCCAATGGTTCCACAAAAAAACTTTCCAACATAGTCGATCTTTACACAAACACAGCTGGTGAAAACCTTGATGATATTGACCTGATCAATTACATCATGAGCCACATAGCGTTGGCCTGCGTAGCTCCCAGTTCTCTAAAGCTTCTAACTTTTCAGAAATTACGGGAACTTAGCACAGCCTTCCAAAACCCAAGAAAGTCTTTTCCTCCGAGCGCTTATCTACTGCTCATGCTGCTGTACTGGAAGGATGATGTTGTGGACAAGGAGCTTGATGTAAAAAAAGACAAGATTCTGAGCTCTGCTCTTCAGAGCGCCCGTCGCTTGCATGAAATCCGGTTAAAGAATGTCCCTGTTCGAAAAAAACGAAGTAATGTCCTTTTCTTTTTGGGGCATAGTTATGGCCTTCATAAGTTTctccacaaaagcacagtggaaaaaCACATGAAAGGCCCAATGAATGAGTGGATATTAAAGCTGGATGACGGAGATGTGGGAAAACTAGAGAGCAGGCAAAAACTCCTTCGGACCGTGCCAGGATTTACGGAGTATGGGAAGATTTACACAACAGGACACAGCAAGAAAGAAAGGATTGAAATTATCCCCATAAATAACTCATCGGTGCCTTACGGGAATGAGAATGTGACTTTTTACCTGGGATTTACATACAGTGGACTTGTAGCTTACAACATAAAGGTGCAGCAGTGA